TCAGGACACGACGGTGATCGTGGACAAAGCCATGGTTGCGGCCAAACTGGACTCGGTCATCGAGAACCGGGACTTGAGCCAGTATATCCTATGAGGTGGGCTGACATCGACGCACAGTCGGTGTTGCCCACTCCGTTTTCCGATGAGCGGTTTGTGGCTGGCCTGGCCGCTGTGTTCGGCTGGTCCGTCCGGCGCGTGGATACGACCGTCGGTCTCTCGGCCCTGCTGGTGGAGCGACGAACCGGTCCGTTCCGGGAAATCGTGCTTCCCCCGTTTGCCCCGTGGACGGCCCTTGCCCTTGACACTAACCCAGGCGAGCCGTTGCCAAACACCGGGCTCCAGGAACTGTGCGAAATGCTCCGGAATGTCGGCATTCCGGCCCTGTTGTCCCTGCCCGCCTCCTGGCCGCAACCGTTACCCGCCCTTCCGGGTTGGACCGTGCGCGAACGGGATACCGCCGTATTGACAACCGGAACCCTGGAAACCGTCCTTTCCGGCTATTCTTCTTCGTCCAGACGAACCTTCCGGAAGCATGCGGATGAATATGTGTGCGCGGAGACGTCCCGATCACCCTCCGTGGAGTCCGATGTCCGTGCCACCATCGACCTGTTGGCCAACGCGTATGGTCGCCATGGCCGGACCCTTCCCGGCGGATCACCGGCCCGCATGGCCGACCTGGCCCTGTTGATGCTCAAGGTTGGACGGGCGCGGATGTACACTGCGCGTCGTCAATCCGACAATGGGATAGCGGCCGGAATTGTCGTCCTTCACCGGGGTTCGACGGCCTGGTACTGGCTGAGTGGAAGTGTGCCAGGACCAGCCATGTCCGTCCTGGTGGGGACCGCTGCTGCGGACCTGGCCGAACAGGGTATCCGGAACTTCGACCTGATGGGAGCAAACACCCCATCCATCGCGGAATTCAAGCGTCGCCTTGGCGCAGAGCGGGTTACGTACGCCCATTTGATCCTTCCGGGTAACGGGATGCCTGCGCTGCTGGCTGCGGCACGACGCACTGTTGGCCGTTTCCGTGGGGCATCATGAACCGGGTCCGGAGTGCAGCTGTGCTGCTGGTCACCGCCATGACCGCCGTCTGGTTTGCCATCCGGTTCGGTGTTGATTTCGGCGTGTCGGATCAGGATGAATTCCTGCCCTACCTGATTCATCTGGGGAATCCCGATTGGTTGACCTCGGATTGGTTCGTTCAATCCCAGCTTGCTTCGGTTTCCGTCCGTGCGGCGTTCGCCTGGGTGCTGCACGGCATGACCCTGGCTGGGCTGACGACAGGACAGGCGGTCCTGGCCCTGTATGTCCTCTCCTGGCTCCTGCTTGGTGCGGGCATTTACCGCCTGACACTCGCCATTACCGATGACCCTCGCGCCGGTCTGCTGGCCATTCCGTTGGTCCTGATCGTGACGAGTCGGTGGAATCCGGGCGGGAATGACTTCATGTATGGGCTGCTCGTGCCGGAGTCCCTGGCCTGGGGCATGGTCCTGTTCGGGGCGAGCATCTGGACGACAGCCAGGATGAATCGAAACACGGCGGTTTGGGCCAGTGGCCTGTTGTTCGGCCTTGCCGTGTGGATCCATCCCCTGGTCGGTCTTCAGTCCGGCGGCGTCGTACTCGTCGTCCTGCTGTTCGCCCGCTTTACGGGTACGCTGTCCTGGAAGATGATTGGACTGTGGAGCGGTCTCTGGCTGGCATTGGCAATCCCCGTCGTCTGGATGTTCCTGCCGGGTTCATCTCCGGCCGATGACCGCGCATCCGAAATCCTGGTACACCTCAGATCGCCACATCACTATCTGCCGCATGCGTTTGACCCTGCCTCCCTCATGCTTCTCCTCGTACTGGTCGGCGCTGCAGCGTGGGTCCTGTGGAGCAAACCGGCCGTATTCCGGTCTGCCTTTTCACGCCAGACCGCTGCGCTTGTCTGCTGGGTGCTGACCGGTGGCCTGGCCGCATCAGCCGTGGTCGTCCACCTCTGGCCCGACGGCCCCCTGACGGTCGTGCAGCCGTTCAAACTGGCCGTGCTCCTGCGGGGCGCCTGTGTCGTACTTGTTTCGACCGGACTCGTGGCGATGCTCAGTCACCGCCTCCCCACTATTCGCCAGTGCGCCGTGGTGGCCCTGCTTCTGACCATGCTCGGGGTGGCCCTCGTGGTCAGCCTGACCCCGGTCCAGCAGCGGGCCCTGCCCTTCATGCGACCCGATCGCGTGGAATTCCGGCGTCTGGCGCAGGTGGTCGAAACACATACACCCGCCAATGCCGTCGTGGTCATTCCGCCGGGCTGGACCGGATTCCAATTTGCGTCACACCGGGCCCAGTACGTCAACTTCAAGGCGTTCCCGTTCCAGTCCGACGCCGTGCTGGAGTGGTACGATCGTCTGGTTGCCATCGGCGCCGCGCCTGAACCGGGACAAGCAGGTACGGATTGGCTGCAGGCCCTGTCACGGGCCTATGTCCAACGTACAGCCGGGGAATGGCAAACGCTCCTGGCCCGGATCAACGCTACCCATGCCATCGTTCCGGAGTCCATTGCTCCCCCTGCACCCCTTGTTTGCCAGTCCGGCTGGTGTCTCTTGCGTGCGCCTGCACCCCTCGCCCCATGAAACGACTCCGAGCCCGTTTTTCGCATTTGCTGGATGATTCCGGTTTCCGCGGCCCGGTCCTGAAGTTATTGACCGGGACGGGATACGCCTTCATCCTCGCCTATGTCGCGAAGACGATCCTGCTGCGGATGTACGATCCAGGGGATTTTGGCATCTACGCAGCGGTTTTTGCCATCGTGAGTATATGCCAGCCGCTTGTCACGCTGCGCTATGAGGATGCGCTCATGATCTCGGACACGCCCCGGAAGGCGGCGCACGCGTTCGTGCTGTCCATGGGTGTCCTCATCGGCATGTGTATGCTCCTGCTGGTGCTGATTCCCCTGCGCCACGAAATCGAGCAGCTCTTCGGTGAGCCGGCCATGGCCGACTGGATCTGGACCGTCCCCGTTGTGCTGTTCATCCAGCGGGGTGCCAAGACCATGGAG
The Rhodothermales bacterium genome window above contains:
- a CDS encoding GNAT family N-acetyltransferase, whose product is MRWADIDAQSVLPTPFSDERFVAGLAAVFGWSVRRVDTTVGLSALLVERRTGPFREIVLPPFAPWTALALDTNPGEPLPNTGLQELCEMLRNVGIPALLSLPASWPQPLPALPGWTVRERDTAVLTTGTLETVLSGYSSSSRRTFRKHADEYVCAETSRSPSVESDVRATIDLLANAYGRHGRTLPGGSPARMADLALLMLKVGRARMYTARRQSDNGIAAGIVVLHRGSTAWYWLSGSVPGPAMSVLVGTAAADLAEQGIRNFDLMGANTPSIAEFKRRLGAERVTYAHLILPGNGMPALLAAARRTVGRFRGAS
- a CDS encoding DUF6798 domain-containing protein, producing the protein MNRVRSAAVLLVTAMTAVWFAIRFGVDFGVSDQDEFLPYLIHLGNPDWLTSDWFVQSQLASVSVRAAFAWVLHGMTLAGLTTGQAVLALYVLSWLLLGAGIYRLTLAITDDPRAGLLAIPLVLIVTSRWNPGGNDFMYGLLVPESLAWGMVLFGASIWTTARMNRNTAVWASGLLFGLAVWIHPLVGLQSGGVVLVVLLFARFTGTLSWKMIGLWSGLWLALAIPVVWMFLPGSSPADDRASEILVHLRSPHHYLPHAFDPASLMLLLVLVGAAAWVLWSKPAVFRSAFSRQTAALVCWVLTGGLAASAVVVHLWPDGPLTVVQPFKLAVLLRGACVVLVSTGLVAMLSHRLPTIRQCAVVALLLTMLGVALVVSLTPVQQRALPFMRPDRVEFRRLAQVVETHTPANAVVVIPPGWTGFQFASHRAQYVNFKAFPFQSDAVLEWYDRLVAIGAAPEPGQAGTDWLQALSRAYVQRTAGEWQTLLARINATHAIVPESIAPPAPLVCQSGWCLLRAPAPLAP